One genomic segment of Salinigranum rubrum includes these proteins:
- a CDS encoding ABC transporter permease subunit: protein MVPQQRLRDAPAGRLGLPRGRGAGLPLGGALAVRLAHRRTVVARLRLRRHHLRRRHRGNPREQYEAAALAGAGRLRRFRDVTLPHLVTPTIIILALRTAWNVAEFAQPFELTGGGPGTRTMLMSILTYETAYVNLQFSRAYTLGMAMIVISMAAAIFYVTVIQDEEELYV from the coding sequence GTGGTTCCTCAACAGCGACTTCGGGATGCTCCCGCTGGTCGTCTCGGACTTCCTCGGGGTCGAGGCGCCGGGCTTCCTCTCGGAGGGGCTCTGGCCGTACGTCTCGCTCATCGTCGCACAGTCGTGGCACGACTACGGTTACGCCGGCATCATCTACGCCGCCGCCATCGTGGGAATCCCCGCGAGCAGTACGAGGCGGCGGCGCTCGCCGGTGCGGGGCGACTCCGGCGGTTCCGTGACGTCACGCTCCCGCACCTCGTCACCCCCACCATCATCATCCTCGCGCTCCGGACGGCGTGGAACGTCGCGGAGTTCGCCCAGCCGTTCGAGTTGACCGGCGGCGGACCCGGGACGCGGACGATGCTGATGAGCATCCTCACCTACGAGACGGCGTACGTCAACCTGCAGTTCTCGCGGGCGTACACGCTGGGGATGGCGATGATCGTCATCTCGATGGCCGCGGCCATCTTCTACGTGACCGTGATCCAGGACGAGGAGGAGCTGTACGTCTAA